From the genome of Candidatus Dependentiae bacterium:
ATTCCACCCTATGAGCATCTTTGGCCATCGAGTAAACTGGCTATAAGCAAGCCACGTACTACTATCTGCATACGCTTTGTTTACTGTTGCCAAAACGGTTTCATCCGCCAACCTATCATCACCGTCAAGCTGCACAATAATATCTCCATCATTGCACATATGAATGATGTTATAATAATTTGCAAGAGCACCAATACGATTTTTATTGCATATCAATGTTACACGGTCTTGCTGCTGTTTTTCTTCTATATAGTGTTTGACCAATTCGCCTGTACCATCGGCGGAACAATCATCTACGTAAACCACGTGATAATTTTTATAGCTTTGAGAGAAAACAGAATCTAAATTTCCTTGATACCAATCCTTATTATTGTAGCTTGCTATTACAATAACCATATGCCGTTCGCCATCTTTATTTGGCAGTGCAGGCCCAGTATAAGTATCATCAAAGAATTTCAACCGTGGTGACAAAGGAGCTCTCGTTTGATTTACTCCTACAACAGAAGTATTTGCTTGCGCTTCATCTCCGATTTTTTGAGTGTCAGATTGCACTCCTCTATAACAAACTATTGCCAGCGCTAATAACACTAAAGCTTGGTACATAGTGATTCCTTTCTATATTTATCGCGTAATAAACGTCGGTTCATACGCCATATGCGGCGCTTTGTTTTTTATTTGATACAGTGGTTGAATATCAATTTTTTTGCCTTCATTAAACACCGTAAGCATTTCTTGAGGAGTCATAAAATTCATGTTTTTGTTATGCCATTCAGCTTGCACAATATTCAACGGTAGATTAACCATTTTGGCATTCATATAGCATAGGCCAATTTGTGTTGCAACAACCTGTTGCCCATGAGCTGCCCAGGTGCCTTCAAGAGAATTGGGTGCTCGATAGTTCAACGATCTAAAAAGCGGTTCTATCGTTTTTTTACGAAATAGCGTTAAATCAACTGTGTTGGGATAACCCCAATCGCCACGACCATCCTTAAAATTCCAAGCAAGCACATTGGGTTGCACTTCAACACGCGTTGGCAAACCATATGCGTGACCTTCTGTGTAACATTCGGTAATGTTGTTGCCAAGCCGTAAATAAAAACCATACGCTTGGTACTGCTCCATAAGCTCAACGCATTCATCAAGATCAACATAATCGGTCATAACATCATCATCAACCGCAAAAATAATATACGCACTCGGGGAATCGAATACCGCTTGCAACGTCAATGGCTTAAAGTCTGCTTGCGGAGCACTGCCCTGCGCAATATAGGTAGCATTACTAAAACGGTTCTGTACTTCATTATACGCATCATTCATCTGCTCAGAGCTCGCGCGATAGATTATGTGTGTGGTGCCAAGACCATAGACATACTGTTCAATCGATTCCAATAATGCAAAGAGCTGCAATGGGCGATCGTAAGAAAAAATAACAAGATCAACATTGTGGGATACTGTACTAATAACATTACTTACAATGAGCAATGTTATAATAAAAAATTTCTTATGAATATTCACGATGATTTCCTTTTTTTGCTTTATTACTTATCACGTTATTTTTTCAGTCCATTACGATAGTCCATTGGCTGTTGATAGTCAACAACGGGCGCCGTCGTTGATAACGCCCACTTATTAAGCAAGCCTTTTTATATCCAATGATGCGGTAGTGGGAACAATACCACCAGTAGGAGTTGGCGTACCTTGAAGAGTAAATGGTGTCGAAGTTGGTGAGGCATTTATAAGTCCAATATTAGTCCCTGCAGGCAACACTCGTATCGCATGTCCCGTTACTTCAGTGGTACTTGAGGAAAATGTTTCATAAATTACCCCAGCTGTGAAATCTATAATGCCAACATCTAAAGGACCTGCCGTAGCAGTCACTGTAAAAAAGATCTCATATGTTCCTGTAGCAACAATACCTATAAAGAAATTTCCTGCGGTAAACGTAAACCCTGAGGTGATAACATTTATGGTATCAAAAGTTGGATTAGCAGGAAATCCAACCACCTGCGCCGTAGTACTCACATAGGCAACAGAAACATACTGTGTAATTGCACTACTTGCACCCGTTGCTCCAGTCAAACCAGTAGCTCCGATAATTCCTCCGGTTGCTCCCGTCGCTCCTGTCGATCCGGTTGCTCCTGTGACTCCCGTACAACAAGGTCCTGTTGCGCCCGTTGCACCGGTAATACTCAATCCTGTAGCACCCGTTGCCCCGGTAATGCCCGTGGTTCCGGTTGTTCCGGTTGTGCCGGTAATGCCCGTAATGCCCGTGAGGCCAGTGATGCCCGTGGTGCCGGTAGTTCCTGTCGAACCTGTAGTTCCTGTAATGCCTGTTGTTCCCGTTATTCCCGTTGTGCCAATAATGCCCGTTACGCCAATAGTAGTTGCTCCTGTAGCACCGGTAGATCCGGTTATGCCAGTCGTTCCGGTTTTTCCGGTGATGCCGGTTGCACCGGTAGCGCCTGTTGCACCGGTGCAACATGGGCCTGTAGCACCAGTAATGCCGGTGATGCCCATTATTCCTGTAGTGCCGGTTAACCCTGTGATGCCGGTTATACTGGTAGCACCCGTTGCACCGGTGTCACCTGTTGGGCCGGTTTCGCCTCGCATACCTGTTGCACCAGTACTACTTGGGAGTCCTGGAGGACCGGTGGGTCCTGTGTCACCTTTGCTGCCTGTCGCACCGGTTGCTCCCGTTGCGCCGGTGGCGCCAGTAGGCCCCGTGTTTCCCGTTGCACCCATAACTCCTGTCATGCCAGTATTGCCCGTTGCACCGGTAGTGCCGGTTATACCCGTCGAGCCCGTAGCGCCTGTCGCACCAGTTGTTCCCGTAATTCCTTGAACACCCGTTGCCCCTGTTGCACCAGTAATCCCGGTTGTGCCAGTAGTGCCAATGGTATTAATGATATTAATACCACCAACAAATATTGCGCCAGCGTTGGTAGTGCAGGTAATGGCAAGATTACAAAACTTCACGAGAATACATGCCCTCGTGACGGCATCATCTTGAGTCGTTTGCATAGTTAGAATATCAAAATCTTGTTCATAATTTTCATTGTAAGCGTGTGCACCAATACCCTGCAATAATAACGGTATCAGTATGAGATAGGTACGATAGAGAGCATTCATATATTTTTCCTTTTTTTTCATTAAGCGCCTATTAAGCAATTCTTTTAATCTCTAATGATGCAGTAACCGTTGTAACTCCACCGGTAGTCGTACCCTGAAGGGTAAAAGGAGCTGCACCGAAATTAGCTAATTGAAAAACAAATGAACCACCACCAGGGAGCGATCTAATCGTGTGACCAACAACCTCAGTTGCAGTGGTGGTAAATGCTGCCAAAATACCAATACCATTATAATTCATAACAACTATCACAGGACCTGCGGTAGGCGTAACAGTGAAGGTAATCTCATAAACTCCTGTTACAAAACCAGTTATAGAACCGTCTGGCGGACTAAACGTAAATCCTGACGTAATAGCGTCAACCATGTTAAAGATTATTGTAGTATTTGGTGTCACCACTTGCGGCGTAGTACTTTCATATTTAACGTAAATATAATCTAAAAATGGACCTGCACCCGTCGCACCTGTTGGGCCTGTTGCTCCGGTTATGCCGGTGGCTCCCGTTGCTCCAGTAGGTCCTGTAGCACCTGTTGCACCAATAGCGCCCGTACAACATGGCCCCGTTGCTCCGGTTACTCCCGTTGTTGTCGATCCTGTCGCGCCCGTTATTCCTGTTGTGCCAGTAATACCCGTTCTTCCCGTTGTGCCCGTTGTGCCAGTAATTCCCGTCGTACCGGTAGCTCCCGTTGTGCCAATAATTCCCGTCATGCCGGTCGAACCAGTAGATCCTGTAATTCCCGTAGTTCCGGTTGATCCTGTTGCACCGGTGATGCTTAATCCAGTAGTACCAGTATTACCGGTAATACCTGTCGATCCGGTTGTTCCCGTAATGCCCGTTGTGCCGGTTCGACCCGTTGGTCCTGTGCAGCAAGGGGCAGTTGCTCCCGTTGTGCCTGTTGAGCCAGTCGTGCCAGTTTCTCCTGTCGTTCCTGTAGCGCCAGTAATGTTTGCACCAGTAGGACCAGTGTTGCCGATTGGGCCAGTGTTACCAGTAGCTCCCGTTGGACCTGGTACCGTTGCAGTACCTGCAGGTCCTTGAGGGCCCGTATTTCCTTGGTCACCCGTTGCACCGGCTGCACCCATCACTGCAGTTGCGCCCGTAGCTCCAGTTTCCGCAAAACCTGTTGCACCAGTCACACTCAAACCGGTAGGACCAGTAGCGCCGGTAATTCCCGTAACGCCCGTCGTGCCCGTGATGCCCGTTGCACCAGTAATGCCACGAAGTCCCGTCGCACCTCTAACGCCCGTAGCGCCGGTTATTCCTGTTGGGCCCGTGCCGCCAACAATATTTGAAATATCAACGCCATTCAGTAGTAATGAGCCGGTATTCAAGGTGCAGGTGACACAGAGATTACAAAAAGTTATAAGCTTACATGCTCGCGCGCTAGCAGTATCTTCACAGGTTTTCATTAAAAGCAGAGCTGGATCTTGTTCAAAGTTTTCGTTATATGATTGCGCACCAAGATTCAATGGCACGAGCATCATGAGCATGAGATAGTAACGATACAACATTTAATCTTCCTTTTTTCATTAAGCGAGTCTTATTATTTCTAATGATGCAACCGTAGTTAGAGCACCGGATGTACCGCCGACAGGGGTAAATGTACTTTGAAGTGTTATAGAAGCCGAAGCGTCTGAAATGTTAATTAATGAAACATACTCTCCAGCAATGAGTGACCTAATAGTATGTCCAAAGACTTCACTGGAAGAAGAAGAGAATGTCTCAACAGTTCCCACTGAACTCCTATAAATGCCCATTCTGACAGGGCCTGCTGTTGCGGTCAATGTAGCGTTAATTTCATAGATTCCTGATGCAAGAACAAACAATGAAACCGATGGCGCAGTAAAACTAAATCCAGAAGTAATTGGACCAGCTGTGTTAAAACTTACATTCACACCAAAACCCACTACCTGCGCTGTAGTGCTTTCGTATTTAACATAGGCATAATCTAAAATCGCGGCTCCTGTAGCTCCCGTTGCGCCGGTTAAACCTGTTATTCCGGCCGTTCCCGTTGCGCCCGTTGCGCCTGTTCTTCCTGTAGGCCCCGTACAACATGGCGCGGTTGCCCCCGTAGGACCAGTGATAGCAAATCCTGTAGCACCTGTTGCGCCAGTAGTGCCCATGGTTCCTGTGGTACCGGTTATACCGGTAGATCCTGTTATTCCTGTAATGCCTGTAATGCCGGTGGTTCCCGTAATGCCGGTAGTTCCTGTGATGCCGGTTATGCCTGTCGTTCCCGTTATTCCTGTCGTTCCCGTTGCACCGGTGATATTTGCTCCTGTAGTTCCCGTAGACCCAGTGGTGCCAGTAATGCCTGTTATACCCGTGATGCCAGTTATACCTGTTGCACCCGTAACACCAGTGCAGCAAGGTCCGGTAGCTCCAGTTGCACCGGCTGCTCCCGTTATACCCGTGATGCCAGTTATACCTGTTGCACCGGTAATTTCCGAGCCCGTAGCGCCGGTAGGACCGCTAATGCCCGTATCTCCTGTTGCACCTGTTGGACCGGTTGACGTTGAACCACCTGAATTTCCTTGTGGACCCGTGGCGCCAGTAATTCCTGTCGCACCGGTGATACCCGTAAGTCCTGTTGCACCCGTTGGTCCTGTGCCGCCAATGCCCGTCGCACCGGTAATGCCCGTGCCATCTGCCCCTGTTGAACCAGTACTACCAGTTGCGCCAGTAGAACCGGTTATTCCCGTAATGCCGGTTGTACCGGCAATCCCTGTTGCGCCGGTCAAACCAGTCGCACCCGTTGCACCAGTAGCTCCGGTAATGCCCAAGGTGTTTGAAATATTAACGCCGTGTACATATATTGCTCCTGCATTGAGCGTGCAGGTTATGTTGAGATTACAAAATTGCACCACTTTGCATGCTCGGGTAATATCATCGTCTCCCCTAAGTAAGGCATAATCATGAGTAAGTTCTTGTTGGTAATCTACCAGGATTTGCATAAGCGCTTGGTAGTGATAAGCAGGCATCTGTTGTTTGTGTTTGCGCAAAGCATTAATCAGCAATGGCATACTTTGCGTGATGGTGGTGTAGCTGGTCTGGTCACCTATAGATAAGTCATTTTTCAGCGTTTCAAGAATTTTGTTTGATGAAAGTATTGGTACCAACAAGAAAATGAGTTCTTTAACCTCCTCAGGAACCGTAACCTGTTGAAATCGAGAAAGCTCTTCATATGGCATTTGTTCATTGTCAGATGCATCATTGTTAGCATTGAGTTGAACGCCAACACCTAACGATAATAAAAAAATGAACATGACATAGCCACGATAAAAAATTTGCATACATTCTTCCTTTTTTTAGAAAACATTACTTTTTTGCAGCAGCGTAGAACGAATGATTAAACCTTTTCAATATTAACGCATACATTAAACGCAGCACCCTCTTGGGCACTCAAGGTAACCGTGGAGGTAGAAGAATTGATAAGTGATAGGATTTCTCCTGTATTTGTTGTAGTAAAGCTAACCACACCAACCATATTATCCAATGAGTATGTCGATACGAGCGAGAGACCATGTGATGATGTATCTTGTTTATATACCGTGAAATAATTCGCTTGCTGCCCCATCATAAAAAATGCAACATTATAGGTCCCAATTTGCTTAATTCGAAGCTCAGACAATGAAATTACCGTGAAAGCTTCGTTGTAATCTGATGATGTTAGACTATCAAAAAAAATCGGAGCTCCTGGCTCTACTTCTTGTCTTAACGTGTAGTAAAAAGTTCCATACTCTCCACTATGCATCCGTGAACATAAGCCTAGCGTTAATAACACAACAGTTGCCAAACGATTACCAAAAACAAGAAAAGCCATAGCAAAATCCTTTTTTAAAGATCATTGTTTTTTATGCGCAGCCTAAAATTTCGATTGAGTTAAGTCAATCTTTACCCGAGCAAAAAAGAAGCCAACTCAAGACGATCACATAACTTTCCACAAACTTCTTTAAGAAAACGGGGCTCATCGTTGAGCCCCTGATATAAAAATATATATAACATCTCTAAAATTACGCTAATCGTTTAATCAACATTGATGCACCAACCGTACTACCTCCAGTGCCTACCGTAACTGTTGAGCCTAAGTTATTATAAAGCGTAAAAGATTCGGAAACCGTTGTAGAAAAAATAACCTGTCCGGTTATTTCAAGTGAATTGGGTGCGCCATAATAACTACCATTAATGAAACCCGATGACGAACCTACCAAAAACCAGTTATTATTAGGAAAATTAAGATTCTGCGTTACTGACCAGTTTACCTCGTAAGTACCTGCTGATAGAAACGTAATCGATGTCGATGGAGGTGAAAAAGAAAAGCCGGAGGTTATAGAACCAGCAGTACTAAAAATTGGACCTGCACCTGTAGCCACACTTTGCGTACTGGTCGCAAAAATGTATGCATATTGCACAACCGCATTA
Proteins encoded in this window:
- a CDS encoding glycosyltransferase family A protein — protein: MYQALVLLALAIVCYRGVQSDTQKIGDEAQANTSVVGVNQTRAPLSPRLKFFDDTYTGPALPNKDGERHMVIVIASYNNKDWYQGNLDSVFSQSYKNYHVVYVDDCSADGTGELVKHYIEEKQQQDRVTLICNKNRIGALANYYNIIHMCNDGDIIVQLDGDDRLADETVLATVNKAYADSSTWLAYSQFTRWPKMLIGWNKPHVKDTKGNRGLSPSHLHTFYAKLFKKIKREDLMYEGDFFQMTWDMAIMLPMVEMASEEHVGFMPEVLYIYNDDNPINDHRVDKTLQSTLDKFIRTKEKYDALETLF
- a CDS encoding collagen-like protein → MQIFYRGYVMFIFLLSLGVGVQLNANNDASDNEQMPYEELSRFQQVTVPEEVKELIFLLVPILSSNKILETLKNDLSIGDQTSYTTITQSMPLLINALRKHKQQMPAYHYQALMQILVDYQQELTHDYALLRGDDDITRACKVVQFCNLNITCTLNAGAIYVHGVNISNTLGITGATGATGATGLTGATGIAGTTGITGITGSTGATGSTGSTGADGTGITGATGIGGTGPTGATGLTGITGATGITGATGPQGNSGGSTSTGPTGATGDTGISGPTGATGSEITGATGITGITGITGAAGATGATGPCCTGVTGATGITGITGITGITGTTGSTGTTGANITGATGTTGITGTTGITGITGTTGITGTTGITGITGITGSTGITGTTGTMGTTGATGATGFAITGPTGATAPCCTGPTGRTGATGATGTAGITGLTGATGATGAAILDYAYVKYESTTAQVVGFGVNVSFNTAGPITSGFSFTAPSVSLFVLASGIYEINATLTATAGPVRMGIYRSSVGTVETFSSSSSEVFGHTIRSLIAGEYVSLINISDASASITLQSTFTPVGGTSGALTTVASLEIIRLA
- a CDS encoding collagen-like protein, with the protein product MSNIVGGTGPTGITGATGVRGATGLRGITGATGITGTTGVTGITGATGPTGLSVTGATGFAETGATGATAVMGAAGATGDQGNTGPQGPAGTATVPGPTGATGNTGPIGNTGPTGANITGATGTTGETGTTGSTGTTGATAPCCTGPTGRTGTTGITGTTGSTGITGNTGTTGLSITGATGSTGTTGITGSTGSTGMTGIIGTTGATGTTGITGTTGTTGRTGITGTTGITGATGSTTTGVTGATGPCCTGAIGATGATGPTGATGATGITGATGPTGATGAGPFLDYIYVKYESTTPQVVTPNTTIIFNMVDAITSGFTFSPPDGSITGFVTGVYEITFTVTPTAGPVIVVMNYNGIGILAAFTTTATEVVGHTIRSLPGGGSFVFQLANFGAAPFTLQGTTTGGVTTVTASLEIKRIA